GAAAAGATGATATTACCGGAGAGCctttatcaaaaaggcCTGATGACAATGCAGAGGTCTTCAAGAGACGTCTGGATAACTACCACAAGGAAATTGACCCTCTCAAGGAGTATTTTAAAAATAAAGGAATTCTACACAGTATTCGTGGGGAAACTTCAGATATAATATTCCCCCAGTTGTACGAGTATATAACCAGTGAGTTCACTTCCAAATAGACCGTAGATGACTTTATTAGGACAATTATATAAATTATATTTTATCGCATTCATTATGCCCAAGACCAACATTTAGTGttggttgttgttggatcAACATTAGCTGAACTGAGATTACTTTGTATAAATGTCGTTATTATTTTATTTCGATGTGTCAGTATATCTGTCAGTTTGATATCTACAACAAAGTGAAATATTATTTAGATACAATTATTGTAACAATGACCATTCGTTTCATAGTTGCAGAACATTATAAAATTCCTCAACTATGCTCGTTATATGCTAGTCAATAAAAAACATGGCATGAGTGAGCTTCTGTGGCGCAGTGGTTTAGCGCATCGTGCTTATAAACGTTTAACACGTCTATGTTCAAAGCACAGTCGTTTAGAAACGCGATGGTCGTGGGTTCGAACCCCTCCAGAAGCATTGCttacttttttctttttgctAACTAAAACAACGAAAGTCTAGGCCTATTGTCTCCTGTTTCACTTAACATGTTTAAAGTGCGTACATTTTTACAAACTGACGTATCGGCAACATCATTCCTTTTGTCTTATCCCCTCATTCAATGTGAAACATGTAAGAGATGTGGAACGGAGCGTCTGCGCATCTGGAATGAAAATAACACCAAATTATTACATAATCACAAAACAACCTCCTAGTCGTGCATCACGCAGCCAATTCTCTTCGTCGATAAACAAATCTGAGGTAAAGCGAAGCTCATTAAGTAATCACGCCAACTTGAGGTTACCAAAATAAAAGATGCAAACAATCAAGTGTGTAGTGGTAGGTGATGGTGCAGTTGGAAAAACCTGCTTACTGATGTCATATACAACGAACAAATTTCCACCAGATTACGTGCCAACGGTGTTTGATAATTATGCTGTTACAGTGATGATCGGAGACGAACCTTATACTTTGGGTTTGTTCGACACTGCCGGTCAGGAGGATTACGACCGTCTCCGTCCTTTAAGTTATCCAAACTCTGATGTGTTCTTGATCTGTTTCTCTGTCTGTTCTCCTCCTTCGTTTGAAAACgtcaaagagaaatggTTCCCGGAGGTTTTAAACCACTGTCCAGGTGTGCCTTGTCTGATAGTCGGTACTCAGATAGATCTTAGAGACGACAAAGCCACTCTGAGAAAGTTACAGAAACAGAATACAAAACCTATTACTCCTGAGCAGGGGGAGAAATTAGCTAAGGAGCTCCATGCCGTGAAGTATGTGGAATGTTCTGCTTTGACCCAACGAGGTCTCAAAAACGTTTTCGATGAAGCTATTGTGGCTGCTTTGGAGCCTCCTGTGTATAAAAAGTCGAAGAAGTGTTTGATTTTATAAGGTTGTATATTAGCATGGTGAGGAGCAATGCAGTTTGATAAGTTAGAGACATTTTTCTTCGTACACCGATAAAAGGAACCTGAGACCCATTTTGACATCTGGTATTCTTGTCAGAGGGGGACAAAAGAAGCATCCAGACTTTACTGGAGTGCTGCTGTTCCACCATAAAGTGTCACCATGATTCTGGAATCTCTTTTCCTTATGAGATCAAACCTTTCAAGCTGGAGAGCGCAGTGAGTGATcttgatattttcaattgcaaaatGTTCCAAAACTAAAAAATCATAAATTTCCATGTAGTATCTAGCTTCAGCTACTGCCCGGTGTAACAACTGGTCAGCCAAGTGGCATCTTTTTACCTTCCTGGATCATTTGTATTCTTGGGTCTGCCTGTAGGTTATCAAAACTTCTCAACCTTTCCGCCTAGCTCTCCTTTCGCCATCAAAATTCGCCCTCGCAAAATTTTATTCTTTCACCTACCCATAATGTTCGACAGTACCCGTTCAGATACCCTGTTCCTTGGAGCTCAAAAGGTCAGCGGAGACGATGTTCGTCAGCAAAACGTGCTAGCAACCCAAGCGGTAGCAAATGTAGTGAAATCCAGTTTAGGCCCAGTTGGATTGGACAAGATGTTAGTCGACGACATTGGAGACGTGGTTGTCACGAACGACGGTGCCACTATTTTAAATTTACTGGACGTGAAGCATCCAGCTGGCCAGATCCTTGTAGACCTTGCCCA
This window of the Komagataella phaffii GS115 chromosome 2, complete sequence genome carries:
- a CDS encoding Small rho-like GTPase, essential for establishment and maintenance of cell polarity, which translates into the protein MQTIKCVVVGDGAVGKTCLLMSYTTNKFPPDYVPTVFDNYAVTVMIGDEPYTLGLFDTAGQEDYDRLRPLSYPNSDVFLICFSVCSPPSFENVKEKWFPEVLNHCPGVPCLIVGTQIDLRDDKATLRKLQKQNTKPITPEQGEKLAKELHAVKYVECSALTQRGLKNVFDEAIVAALEPPVYKKSKKCLIL